Proteins co-encoded in one Populus trichocarpa isolate Nisqually-1 chromosome 10, P.trichocarpa_v4.1, whole genome shotgun sequence genomic window:
- the LOC7475387 gene encoding chromatin structure-remodeling complex protein SYD isoform X20 — MASSQSSQNVELEAAKFLHKLIQDSKDEPAKLATKLYVILQHMKSSGKEHSMPYQVISRAMETVINQHGLDIEALRSSRLPLTGGTQMGDSSTAQYGGSSQAVGVGKDSKAGLAENEISKVDPSASSRPPAGPSSAGHDYYQGSGTQRSSQSFDHESPSSLETRSANSQSQERGANQKDGKKAVAKRKRGDSSLHLEMHVENPQQLDPRNTIVNPRKGKMNKVDSPGSYAVRGGENTSFNKVPSSGQLEVSSSYVSAGQQQGGSLSSAHESLTSRCMWNQNKAGLPLERSQVPRFSSNAVSGNATAEIPLQQSAISSLGSSAFSKVHGGMPATSYPAGPMGEPGFAGLVQYGGSEHQKHGLAKGAVASSAEKTSEGFFSANRVDDFPTSLSTGKILENDGGSSNMFAESNKIIQGGRQSSNSELTMIRSTPPRDVGKSPVSQGSVSPGMPFNEQQLRQLRAQCLVFLAFRNVLPPKKLHLDIALGNVVPKDGGTLDGPRKELTDHKGKAQSSNEPTNIPELLMPCGRLNNAKEFDKVLPGLGGRFLDENCASKEADKLKMMEDKSGLPSDPSMLADERKYLYSTRKLDAEIQRQEAVESQAVFTTAMQQPDSARGGLPLSNPVDSMGNAFLQVGKTDHASSATFINKQAIPEAVSWTRIGSQSLPSGSIQLGLVPDRKDNAPSQFHILGNSNASEQDDDDKSAASTDSPPSPKYTMLEKWIMDQQRKKLLTEQGWVLKQQKTKQRIATCFDKLKETVSSSEDISAKTKIVIELKKLQLLELQRRLRSNFLNDFFKPITNDMDRLKSYKKHKHGRRIKQLERYEQKMKEERQKRIRERQKEFFAEIEVHKERLEDVFKIKRERWKGFNKYVKEFHKRKERTHREKIDRIQREKINLLKINDVEGYLRMVQDAKSDRVKQLLKETEKYLQKLGSKLQEAKSMASRFENDMDESRHAAVVEKNETSVENEDESDQAKHYMESNEKYYLMAHSVKESIAEQPTCLLGGKLREYQMNGLRWLVSLYNNHLNGILADEMGLGKTVQVISLICYLMETKNDRGPFLVVVPSSVLPGWETEINFWAPGIHKIVYSGPPEERRRLFKEKIVHQKFNVLLTTYEYLMNKHDRPKLSKIHWRYIIIDEGHRIKNASCKLNADLRHYQSSHRLLLTGTPLQNNLEELWALLNFLLPNIFNSAEDFSQWFNKPFESNGDNSADEALLSEEENLLIINRLHQVLRPFVLRRLKHKVENQLPEKIERLVRCEASAYQKLLMKRVEENLGSIGNSKARTVHNSVMELRNICNHPYLSQLHADEVDTLIPKHFLPPIIRLCGKLEMLDRLLPKLKATDHRVLFFSTMTRLLDVMEEYLTWKQYRYLRLDGHTSGGDRGSLIDRFNQQDSPYFIFLLSIRAGGVGVNLQAADTVIIFDTDWNPQVDLQAQARAHRIGQKRDVLVLRFETVQTVEEQVRASAEHKLGVANQSITAGFFDNNTSAEDRREYLESLLRECKKEEAAPVLDDDALNDLLARSESEIDVFESVDKQRRHQEMATWKSLLSGQGMDALEPLPPLPSRLVTDDDLKALYEAMKLYDMPKAGAESNAGAKRKGQHVGGLDAKHYGRGKRAREVRSYEEQWTEEEFEKMCQAESPDSPKVKEETGERNLPKEASGSLLAIGCTEPQAPPQLPPLPPPVEPLLLQQSKEVTPPSKRGRGRPRRATSDKSPAAMVLSVPPETGKVDVELQKGIESGSSKTSPLDSSPVPNLEGNSGATPHLGSRIAPSAQPTTPVSVALSSQITTAPLSVPLQSRGRGRKVQGAVQTPRRRGKNQVAVSPTTSSSAVPDPNINDQSQNVSVNPSVIAMGGTVSSAPMPQHPTNFPAAAAAAVEGISAATHHSGPGTALDSQPNPPNPSISPTIQSIVPSSSVPMQVKGQNRKTQSGTETTRRKGKKEVPVSPSVPDASDSQLSKSNPTLSQDKSGESGSKAIFMVSNQQNDALDRDVNQEQVSQEVGQDKKATELLDDVAQHRQPASTLTTHDGITRSMACAGSSGQIHGVDMHDVASVTKEVSAVNSSSKAKVLEVSGSESGVILSTPQLSKRFAEVVQNQSSEDNPSPVVYPATESLLHSATVEGVCKTVHQLAPKITSSSQPISSYPSVTPVFQSNTPEAMQVKRQGHKAPTRGEAPRRRGKKQGSISPAVDATIGQDPIVNPQMQMQNKSRDSLGSKVISLRSAQGNELKELKNVVQEAHIPSGLVGQDPKRKEASGILAVGRIQTADVTDVARVMKEIFSETCSSKNKIGDSSTVEVRSAPVSSKMSVEVAKNQSSEGKALSAVSILEATLPVMGSSNDDSKQPGSGDGVKMEGDHTPALGKAPTSEINPSMLEIKTSHGPVEKMRELIRASTENPVMGSNMEVNHSVLDAGDRDNITSQRPAPEGLLGDGGDPPMVTLSVSDVTEHPRSDSGYRTQASKASPKFSPHVSLGNRTISIKPDYTDYFSLGTVTPVADHSDSRNILSVADSVSRSSNKPSVKESLDSSLEIRDDEAKTHIQSGVDITKVEGEEVCKMQIDPAVSEASSLKYLSSSNKIEPNSSAAGASHRKDAFSQFGGIVLQNISPLRGNTYGPCENDLVGSSVAVEEPHKTEAGNKAEYSQVGAFVPKDLSENMVLPSSPLAREEEKDSRPFEQGLAGSSIEPETSKGFEAQMASKMDVSNANVIIPEIRPEHMVLPQSFLEAEENINGILENDAACCLVVPEGAKGSEVENDDQMGAQKVSDSVQEIVDPLPSSLVIEEDQVEGSSEKGALCFSVIVQNSGGSEAEAGKQLDASHAETLVRENVSENMVSPRSSLVSEAPVVEGSSEQDIFGFSVVLETSKGSATNNEVQVNPSQVDGVVPETKTGIWMQESEIARSSEKHQDDSSVAKQSKPSAIEEGSQMIVSEVGGIVHETSLENSCVPSVSETKAENANCLYEKSSHCVLLALEEAKQSETESSNQLAVSDFPMTGPENSLENICQSSCSLTMEADKIEGSSKKSSCDISVAMEESKKFEKENDESHVGSKECEESQVVGTSFEHTQVGSIGPEETSGNTDKSSYSSEMQEGKIEGSSQNIPEESNRLEAETDDRTQFGGMALAKMSEKIEGSSLNVPEESNRSEAEIDDQAQCGGMAVANMPEKIEGLSSSGMQEDKIEGSSLNFPESNRLEAETDDQTQFCGMALAKMSEKIEGSCLNVSEESKRSEAETNDQAQCGGMAQANMPEKIEDVSFSGMQEDKIEGSSQNVPESNRSEAETDNQTQFGGMALAKMLEKIEGSSLNVQEESNRSEAETNDQAQCGGMALANMPEKIEDLSSSGMQEDKIKGSSLNVPEESKRQEAETVTDDETQCDGMAPANMLPSSSLLEEKTDVLSEKDPAE, encoded by the exons ATTTTGCAACACATGAAATCAAGCGGGAAGGAACATTCCATGCCGTATCAAGTAATATCAAG GGCCATGGAGACTGTCATCAATCAGCATGGTCTTGATATTGAAGCTTTGAGGTCATCACGCCTTCCTTTGACCGGTGGAACTCAAATGGGGGATTCTTCGACTGCACAATATGGAG GATCTTCACAGGCAGTTGGAGTTGGGAAAGACTCTAAAGCTGGATTGGCTGAAAATGAGATATCCAAAGTTGATCCTTCTGCTTCCAGTAGGCCCCCTGCTGGCCCAAGTAGTGCAGGCCATGATTATTATCAAGGATCTGGAACTCAAAGGAGCAGCCAGTCATTTGATCATGAAAGTCCTTCTAGTTTGGAAACTAGGTCTGCCAATTCACAATCCCAAGAAAGAGGAGCGAATCAGAAGGATGGTAAAAAGGCTGTTGCTAAGAGGAAGAGGGGTGATTCATCTTTACACTTGGAAATGCATGTTGAGAATCCCCAACAACTTGATCCTCGCAATACCATAGTTAATCCAAGGAAGGGGAAAATGAACAAGGTTGACTCACCAGGGAGTTATGCAGTTAGAGGTGGTGAAAATACCAGCTTTAATAAGGTTCCTAGTAGTGGTCAGCTGGAAGTTTCATCTTCTTATGTGTCTGCAGGACAACAGCAAGGGGGTTCTCTTTCATCTGCACATGAAAGTCTCACTTCCAGGTGTATGTGGAATCAAAATAAAGCAGGGTTACCCCTTGAAAGATCTCAAGTTCCAAGGTTCTCTTCGAATGCTGTTTCTGGTAATGCAACAGCAGAAATTCCATTGCAGCAGTCAGCAATTTCATCTCTTGGATCAA GTGCTTTTAGCAAGGTTCATGGAGGGATGCCTGCCACTTCATATCCAGCAGGGCCCATGGGGGAGCCAGGGTTTGCAGGTCTAGTGCAATATGGTGGTTCTGAACATCAGAAACATGGATTGGCAAAGGGTGCTGTAGCTAGTTCTGCTGAGAAAACCTCAGAAGGATTTTTTTCTGCTAACCGTGTGGATGACTTTCCCACTTCACTTTCAACTGGAAAGATTTTAGAAAATGATGGAGGAAGTTCAAACATGTTTGCAGAGTCAAATAAAATTATCCAG GGTGGCAGGCAATCTAGTAATTCAGAATTGACAATGATTAGATCAACACCTCCTAGAGATGTTGGAAAATCTCCTGTTTCCCAGGGTTCTGTCTCTCCTGGCATGCCTTTCAATGAACAACAGCTGAGACAGCTCAGAGCTCAGTGCCTTGTCTTTTTAGCATTCAG AAATGTTTTGCCGCCAAAGAAACTTCATCTGGATATAGCACTTGGAAATGTTGTTCCTAAAGATG GTGGCACTTTGGATGGTCCTCGCAAAGAGCTGACTGATCATAAAGGAAAGGCACAATCTTCTAATGAGCCAACCAATATTCCTGAACTTTTAATGCCATGTGGAAGGCTGAATAATGCAAAGGAATTTGATAAAGTGCTTCCCGGTTTGGGGGGAAGATTCTTGGATGAAAACTGTGCATCCAAAGAAGCTGATAAACTTAAAATGATGGAGGACAAAAGTGGTCTACCTTCTGACCCCTCGATGCTTGCAGATGAAAGGAAATATCTGTACTCCACAAGGAAACTGGATGCTGAAATACAAAGGCAGGAAGCAGTGGAATCGCAGGCAGTTTTCACCACTGCAATGCAGCAGCCTGATTCAGCAAGGGGTGGTTTACCCTTGAGTAACCCTGTGGACAGCATGGGGAATGCCTTTCTTCAAGTTGGAAAAACTGACCATGCTTCTTCTGCAACATTCATAAATAAGCAGGCAATCCCTGAGGCAGTTAGCTGGACTAGAATTGGCAGTCAATCCCTACCATCCGGCTCCATTCAGCTCGGATTGGTTCCAGACAGAAAAGATAATGCTCCTAGTCAGTTTCACATTCTTGGCAATAGTAATGCTTCAG AacaagatgatgatgataagtCAGCCGCTTCTACTGATTCACCACCTTCTCCAAAGTACACCATGTTAGAGAAATGGATTATGGATCAGCAGAGGAAGAAACTTTTAACCGAGCAAGGTTGGGTTCTAAAACagcagaaaacaaaacaaagaattgCCACTTGTTTTGACAAGTTAAAG GAAACTGTTAGCTCGTCTGAAGACATATCTGCAAAAACCAAAATTgtaatagaattgaaaaagcttCAGCTCTTGGAGCTTCAACGCCGTCTAAGGAG TAATtttctcaatgatttttttaagccCATCACAAATGACATGGATCGTTTGAAATCATATAAGAAACATAAGCATGGCAGGAGGATCAAACAACTTGAAAGGTATGAGCAGAAAATGAAGGAAGAACGACAAAAGAGGATACGTGAGAGGCAGAAGGAGTTCTTTGCTGAGATAGAAGTTCACAA GGAAAGACTGGAAGATGTGTTTAAGATTAAGAGAGAACGCtggaaaggtttcaataaataTGTCAAAGAGTTCCATAAAAGGAAGGAGCGTACCCATCGGGAGAAGATTGACAGAATCCAGCGTGAGaagattaatttattgaaaatcaatGATGTTGAGGGGTATCTGCGAATGGTGCAG GATGCAAAATCAGACCGTGTTAAGCAACTGCTGAAAGAGACGGAGAAGTATCTTCAAAAGCTGGGATCCAAGCTACAGGAAGCTAAGTCTATGGCAAGCCGATTTGAGAATGATATGGATGAGTCACGGCATGCTGCTGTTGTTGAGAAGAATGAAACTTCTGTTGAGAATGAAGATGAAAGTGACCAGGCCAAG CATTACATGGAAAGCAATGAGAAGTACTATTTGATGGCTCATAG TGTAAAAGAAAGCATTGCAGAACAGCCAACATGTCTCCTGGGCGGAAAATTAAGGGA GTATCAGATGAATGGACTAAGGTGGTTGGTTTCACTATACAACAATCATTTGAATGGCATTCTTGCTGATGAAATGGGTCTTGGGAAAACTGTTCAg GTTATTTCTCTAATTTGCTACCTGAtggaaacaaaaaatgataGAGGGCCTTTCTTGGTGGTTGTACCTTCTTCAGTTTTACCTGGCTGGGAGACTGAAATCAATTTCTGGGCACCTGGAATCCACAAAATTGTCTATTCTGGGCCTCCGGAGGAGAGGCGCAGGCTATTTAA gGAAAAGATTGTGCATCAAAAATTCAATGTCCTTCTGACAACGTATGAATATCTGATGAACAAACACGATAGACCGAAACTGAGCAAGATACATTGGCgatatataataattgatgaaGGCCATCGCATAAAGAATGCTTCTTGCAAATTGAATGCTGACTTGAGGCATTATCAGAGTTCTCACAGGTTGTTATTAACTGGAACACCACTACAG AACAATCTTGAGGAATTGTGGGCACTACTCAACTTTTTGCTACCTAACATATTTAACTCAGCAGAGGATTTTTCTCAGTGGTTCAACAAACCATTTGAGAGTAATGGTGATAATTCAGCCGATGAA GCCTTACTTTCCGAGGAGGAAAATTTGTTGATCATAAACCGTCTCCACCAAGTTCTTCGACCATTTGTACTTCGGAGACTGAAACACAAG GTTGAGAATCAACTGCCTGAGAAGATTGAGAGACTTGTTCGGTGTGAGGCTTCTGCATATCAGAAGCTTCTTATGAAGAGAGTAGAAGAGAATCTTGGTTCAATTGGAAATTCAAAG GCTCGAACAGTGCACAACTCAGTTATGGAGCTTCGTAACATATGCAATCATCCATACCTTAGCCAGCTTCATGCGGATGAG GTTGATACTTTGATACCTAAGCATTTTCTGCCACCAATTATTAGACTTTGTGGAAAGCTTGAGATGCTAGATCGTTTGCTACCCAAATTGAAAGCAACAGACCATCGG gttcttttcttttccacaaTGACCAGGCTGCTTGATGTTATGGAGGAGTATCTCACTTGGAAACAGTATCGATACCTTCGCTTGGATGGTCATACCTCTGGAGGTGACCGTGGTTCACTCATTGACCGTTTTAACCAACAAGATTctccatattttattttcttgctcag CATTCGGGCTGGTGGTGTTGGAGTGAACCTTCAAGCTGCTGATACTGTGATCATATTTGATACTGATTGGAATCCTCAG GTTGATCTTCAAGCTCAAGCAAGGGCTCATAGGATTGGCCAGAAGAGGGATGTGCTTGTTCTTCGATTTGAAACA GTCCAAACTGTTGAAGAACAAGTCAGAGCTTCTGCTGAGCATAAACTGGGAGTTGCTAATCAGAGCATTACTGCTGGTTTCTTTGACAATAATACAAG TGCAGAAGATCGAAGGGAATACTTGGAGTCCCTTCTGCGTGAATGCAAGAAAGAGGAGGCTGCCCCTGTTTTAGATGATGATGCTCTAAATGATCTCTTAGCTCGCAG TGAATCAGAGATTGATGTATTTGAATCAGTTGACAAACAAAGGCGGCATCAAGAGATG GCAACATGGAAGAGTTTGTTATCGGGTCAAGGGATGGATGCTTTGGAACCTCTACCACCTTTGCCTTCACGCCTTGTAACAGATGATGACTTGAAAGCACTCTATGAAGCAATGAAGTTGTATGATATGCCAAAGGCTGGGGCAGAATCCAATGCAGGGGCGAAGCGTAAGGGGCAGCATGTTGGGGGCCTTGATGCTAAACATTATGGAAGGGGCAAACGAGCTAGAGAG GTACGCTCTTATGAAGAGCAATGGACAGAAGAGGAATTTGAGAAGATGTGTCAGGCTGAATCTCCAGACTCTCCTAAGGTGAAAGAAGAAACAGGAGAGAGGAACTTGCCAAAAGAGGCTAGTGGGTCTTTATTGGCTATTGGTTGCACAGAACCTCAAGCTCCACCACAACTGCCACCGCTGCCACCTCCTGTGGAGCCTCTCCTGCTGCAGCAGAGCAAAGAGGTAACTCCTCCATCAAAACGGGGGCGTGGAAGGCCGAGAAGAGCAACTTCAGATAAATCTCCAGCTGCGATGGTACTCTCAGTACCTCCTGAAACTGGCAAAGTGGATGTGGAGTTACAGAAGGGAATAGAGTCTGGCTCCTCAAAAACATCTCCTCTTGATTCTTCTCCTGTTCCTAATTTAGAAGGTAATAGTGGAGCCACACCTCATTTAGGATCAAGGATTGCTCCCAGTGCTCAGCCAACCACTCCAGTTTCTGTTGCACTTAGCTCACAAATCACTACTGCTCCCCTTTCTGTGCCATTGCAATCAAGAGGTCGAGGACGGAAGGTTCAAGGTGCAGTTCAAACACCACGGCGCAGAGGAAAGAATCAAGTGGCTGTTTCACCCACCACTTCAAGTTCTGCTGTTCCTGATCCAAATATAAATGATCAATCACAGAATGTATCTGTCAATCCATCAGTAATTGCCATGGGTGGAACTGTTTCTAGTGCTCCCATGCCACAACATCCTACTAATtttcctgctgctgctgctgctgctgtagaGGGTATTAGTGCAGCCACTCATCATTCTGGGCCTGGGACTGCTTTGGATTCTCAACCAAACCCTCCCAACCCTTCTATCTCCCCTACCATTCAATCCATAGTTCCTAGTTCTTCAGTTCCTATGCAAGTCAAAGGGCAAAACCGAAAGACTCAAAGTGGCACTGAAACAACTCGACgcaaaggaaagaaagaggTGCCAGTATCACCTTCTGTTCCAGATGCTTCAGACAGTCAGCTTTCAAAATCCAATCCAACGTTGTCACAGGATAAATCTGGGGAATCAGGAAGTAAAGCTATTTTCATGGTTAGTAACCAACAGAATGATGCTCTGGACAGAGATGTTAACCAGGAGCAAGTGTCCCAAGAAGTTGGCCAGGATAAAAAAGCAACTGAGCTTTTGGATGATGTAGCCCAGCATAGGCAACCAGCCAGCACTCTTACAACGCATGATGGTATTACCAGATCTATGG CTTGTGCAGGATCTTCTGGACAAATACATGGTGTTGATATGCATGATGTAGCTTCTGTGACAAAGGAGGTTTCAGCAGTGAATAGCTCTTCAAAAGCTAAAGTACTTGAAGTTTCTGGGAGTGAAAGTGGAGTTATCCTGTCTACACCTCAATTAAGTAAGCGCTTTGCAGAGGTGGTCCAGAATCAAAGCTCAGAGGATAACCCTTCCCCAGTGGTTTATCCTGCAACTGAGTCATTACTCCATTCTGCCACTGTAGAAGGTGTTTGCAAAACTGTGCATCAGCTTGCTCCAAAGATTACTTCCAGCTCTCAGCCAATTTCATCTTATCCTTCTGTTACTCCAGTATTTCAATCTAACACTCCTGAAGCCATGCAAGTTAAAAGGCAAGGTCATAAAGCTCCTACCAGAGGGGAAGCACCTAGACGAAGAGGTAAGAAACAGGGTTCAATTTCACCTGCTGTGGATGCTACAATTGGTCAGGATCCCATTGTAAATCCTCAAATGCAAATGCAAAATAAGTCCAGAGATTCATTAGGGAGCAAGGTCATATCCTTGAGGAGTGCTCAAGGAAATGAACTCAAGGAGTTGAAGAATGTTGTTCAG GAAGCACATATTCCCAGTGGTTTAGTTGGTCAagatccaaaaagaaaagaagctagTGGGATTCTGGCTGTTGGCCGAATTCAGACTGCTGACGTAACTGATGTTGCTCGTGTGATGAAGGAGATTTTTTCTGAGACTTgctcttcaaaaaataaaattggtgaCTCTTCTACAGTTGAAGTTAGAAGTGCCCCTGTTTCAAGTAAGATGTCTGTGGAGGTGGCAAAAAACCAAAGCTCAGAGGGTAAAGCACTATCCGCTGTGTCAATTTTAGAAGCTACACTTCCAGTCATGGGGAGTTCAAATGATGATTCTAAACAGCCTGGGTCTGGAGATGGTGTCAAGATGGAAGGGGATCATACTCCTGCTTTGGGTAAGGCTCCTACTTCTGAAATCAATCCCTCTATGCTTGAAATCAAGACCAGTCATGGCCCTGTTGAAAAAATGAGAGAGTTGATACGGGCTTCCACTGAAAACCCAGTCATGGGAAGTAATATGGAAGTCAATCATTCAGTTCTTGATGCTGGTGACAGGGACAATATTACTTCTCAGAGACCTGCTCCTGAAGGTCTTcttggtgatggtggtgatcCTCCCATGGTTACCCTATCTGTTTCAGATGTAACAGAACACCCTAGGAGTGACTCTGGATACAGAACGCAGGCTTCAAAAGCATCTCCTAAGTTTTCTCCACATGTTAGCCTTGGCAATCGTACAATTTCCATTAAACCTGATTATACTGATTATTTTTCCTTAGGGACTGTTACTCCTGTTGCAGATCATTCAGATTCAAGAAATATCCTAAGTGTAGCTGATAGTGTATCTAGAAGCAGTAATAAGCCTTCTGTGAAAGAGTCCCTAGATTCTTCTCTTGAAATCAGAGATGATGAAGCTAAAACTCATATTCAATCGGGGGTTGATATAACCAAGGTTGAGGGTGAGGAGGTCTGCAAAATGCAAATTGATCCTGCTGTATcagag GCCTCTTCTCTTAAATATCTGTCTTCTTCCAACAAGATAGAGCCAAACAGTTCTGCAGCTGGAGCCAGTCATCGAAAGGATGCTTTTTCTCAGTTTGGTGGGATTGTGCTGCAAAATATTTCTCCACTCAGAGGAAATACCTATGGCCCATGTGAGAATGATCTTGTTGGAAGCTCAGTAGCAGTGGAGGAACCACACAAAACTGAAGCAGGTAACAAAGCAGAATATTCTCAGGTTGGTGCGTTTGTGCCAAAAGATTTGTCAGAAAACATGGTTCTACCCTCGTCCCCACTGGCAAGGGAGGAAGAAAAGGACAGTAGACCATTTGAGCAGGGTTTAGCTGGCAGCTCAATAGAACCAGAAACATCAAAGGGGTTTGAGGCTCAAATGGCCAGTAAAATGGATGTATCTAATGCTAATGTTATCATTCCAGAAATTAGACCAGAACACATGGTTCTACCCCAATCTTTCTTGGAAGCAGAAGAAAACATCAATGGCATTTTGGAGAATGATGCGGCTTGCTGTTTGGTGGTGCCAGAGGGAGCAAAGGGATCTGAAGTTGAAAATGATGATCAGATGGGCGCGCAGAAGGTGTCTGATAGTGTACAAGAAATTGTGGATCCCTTACCATCTTCTCTTGTAATAGAGGAAGATCAGGTTGAGGGCTCATCCGAGAAGGGTGCGCTTTGTTTCTCTGTAATAGTTCAAAATTCAGGAGGGTCAGAAGCTGAAGCAGGCAAGCAACTAGATGCATCTCATGCTGAGACTTTGGTACGAGAAAATGTATCAGAGAACATGGTTTCGCCAAGATCTTCTTTGGTATCAGAGGCACCAGTGGTTGAGGGCTCTTCTGAGCAGGATATATTTGGCTTCTCAGTAGTACTAGAGACATCTAAAGGGTCTGCTACTAATAATGAGGTTCAAGTAAATCCATCTCAGGTAGATGGAGTTGTGCCTGAAACTAAAACGGGCATATGGATGCAGGAATCTGAGATTGCAAGATCATCTGAGAAGCACCAAGATGACAGCTCAGTAGCCAAGCAATCAAAACCATCTGCAATTGAAGAGGGCAGTCAAATGATAGTATCTGAGGTTGGTGGAATTGTGCATGAAACTTCTTTGGAAAACAGTTGTGTGCCATCTGTCTCAGAAACAAAGGCAGAAAACGCTAATTGCTTATATGAGAAAAGTTCTCATTGCGTCTTGCTTGCTCTAGAGGAAGCAAAACAGTCTGAAACTGAAAGTAGCAACCAACTGGCTGTATCTGATTTTCCTATGACCGGGCCTGAAAATTCTTTGGAGAACATATGCCAGTCTTCATGTTCTCTAACAATGGAGGCGGATAAGATTGAGGGCTCGTCTAAGAAGAGTTCTTGTGACATCTCAGTAGCAATGGAGGAAtcaaaaaagtttgaaaaagaaaacgatgAATCTCATGTTGGTAGCAAGGAATGTGAAGAAAGTCAAGTTGTTGGTACCAGTTTCGAACACACACAGGTTGGTAGCATTGGACCAGAAGAAACATCTGGAAACACAGACAAATCCTCATATTCCTCAGAAATGCAGGAAGGTAAGATTGAGGGCTCATCTCAGAATATCCCAGAGGAATCAAATAG GTTGGAAGCTGAAACAGATGATCGAACTCAATTTGGTGGGATGGCTCTAGCTAAGATGTCAGAAAAGATTGAGGGCTCATCTCTGAATGTCCCAGAGGAATCAAATAGGTCGGAAGCTGAAATAGATGACCAAGCTCAATGTGGTGGGATGGCTGTAGCGAACATGCCAGAAAAGATAGAGGGCTTATCTTCCTCAGGGATGCAGGAAGACAAGATTGAGGGCTCTTCTCTGAATTTTCCAGAGTCAAATAGGTTGGAAGCTGAAACAGAtgatcaaactcaattttgtggGATGGCTCTAGCTAAGATGTCAGAAAAGATTGAGGGCTCATGTCTAAATGTCTCAGAGGAATCTAAGAGGTCGGAAGCTGAAACAAATGACCAAGCTCAATGTGGTGGGATGGCTCAAGCTAACATGCCAGAAAAGATAGAGGACGTATCTTTCTCAGGGATGCAGGAAGACAAGATTGAGGGCTCATCTCAGAATGTCCCAGAGTCAAATAGGTCAGAAGCTGAAACAgataatcaaactcaatttggtGGGATGGCTCTAGCTAAGATGTTAGAAAAGATTGAGGGCTCATCTCTGAATGTCCAAGAGGAATCAAATAGGTCGGAAGCTGAAACAAATGACCAAGCTCAATGTGGTGGGATGGCTCTAGCGAACATGCCAGAAAAGATAGAGGACTTGTCTTCCTCAGGGATGCAGGAAGACAAGATTAAAGGCTCTTCTCTAAATGTCCCAGAGGAATCAAAAAGGCAGGAAGCTGAAACTGTAACTGATGATGAAACTCAGTGTGATGGGATGGCTCCAGCGAACATGTTGCCTTCATCTTCTCTCTTGGAGGAAAAGACTGACGTCTTATCAGAGAAAGATCCAGCTGAATAA